A genomic region of Deinococcus betulae contains the following coding sequences:
- the truB gene encoding tRNA pseudouridine(55) synthase TruB: MPVIAVDKPLTLTSHDVVNRARRARGTRRVGHTGTLDPLATGVLVLCVDDSTKVVQFMEADSKDYLAWISLGASTPTLDAEGPVEETAPVPPLTEAEVKAVLAGFVGPQAQVPPQYSAIQVGGQRAYAVARAGGALDLPARSIVIHELELLGIFPSVQAAPHTFDPQTWRSAQAGHTVTLPDALGEFPTLLVWARVGSGTYLRSLARDVGAALGVPAHLAGLVRTRVGRYDLKDAVPLDDLAGAEGLPDLAALDFPVIEADERLARELRQGKRPTHEGAGRFVVTLDGALVAVVDGDGEKLKVVRAWA, translated from the coding sequence ATGCCCGTGATTGCCGTGGACAAACCGCTGACCTTGACCTCGCACGATGTGGTGAACCGGGCCCGGCGTGCGCGCGGGACGCGGCGGGTGGGCCATACCGGCACCCTCGACCCGCTGGCGACCGGTGTGCTCGTCCTGTGCGTGGATGACAGCACCAAAGTTGTGCAGTTCATGGAAGCCGATAGCAAGGACTATCTGGCCTGGATCAGCCTGGGCGCCAGCACGCCCACCCTGGATGCTGAGGGGCCCGTGGAGGAGACCGCCCCCGTTCCGCCGCTGACCGAAGCTGAGGTGAAAGCCGTCCTGGCCGGGTTTGTTGGCCCTCAGGCGCAGGTGCCTCCGCAGTACAGCGCGATTCAGGTGGGCGGGCAGCGGGCCTACGCGGTGGCCCGTGCCGGCGGCGCACTGGACCTGCCGGCCCGGTCTATCGTGATTCACGAGCTGGAGTTGCTAGGCATCTTTCCCAGCGTGCAGGCCGCGCCCCACACCTTTGACCCGCAAACTTGGCGCTCTGCCCAGGCTGGGCACACGGTCACCCTGCCAGACGCGCTGGGCGAGTTCCCGACCCTGCTGGTGTGGGCGCGGGTGGGCAGCGGCACCTACCTGCGGTCTCTGGCGCGTGACGTGGGCGCGGCGCTGGGCGTGCCGGCACATCTGGCCGGCCTGGTCCGGACCCGCGTGGGCCGCTACGACCTGAAGGACGCCGTGCCGCTGGACGACTTGGCCGGAGCCGAAGGCCTCCCTGATCTGGCGGCCCTGGACTTCCCTGTCATTGAAGCCGATGAGCGCCTGGCCCGGGAGCTGCGGCAAGGCAAACGGCCTACCCATGAGGGTGCGGGCCGCTTTGTGGTGACGCTGGACGGTGCTCTGGTGGCAGTGGTAGACGGCGACGGCGAAAAACTGAAAGTGGTGCGCGCCTGGGCATAA
- a CDS encoding S8 family peptidase, whose protein sequence is MSLPRRALLYAALPLSLSLILTACPAPVTPTPPPAAVCPQSTGTTLMTQAVQTPITAARVTPDWTAPRVVGRVLVTGAAMQTQGLSALAGVQTLALAEGLTLAVTPAGQSDEAFAARLSAAGLTVQPDFLYQALANPNDPGVPGNGGVAVTGAGTQTQTYLNRIQAPAAWTFLQGCGKTPAAATTAILDSRVENHADLAGRITARASFLTPDAGGSDSTTGHGTAASGLVGAATNNRLGLAGVTWTGPLLAYEVLGSQGGSTSSLTQALNEAVRQGAKVVNMSLGRILSPNEPATSSDQALGTALTNAAKSAVLVAAAGNTAGDGVYFPASHPDVIAVGALGASDTALACYSARPSTARPRPVNISAPGGAGPCTGATNATQMLILGTGNTYTLQAGTSFSAPLVSGAAALMRAANPALSAAETKARLLGSANQTTAGLPTLDVNAAVRAATR, encoded by the coding sequence ATGTCCCTGCCCCGCCGCGCCCTGCTTTACGCTGCTCTGCCCCTGTCACTAAGTCTGATCCTCACCGCTTGCCCGGCGCCCGTGACCCCCACGCCGCCACCTGCGGCGGTCTGTCCACAGAGCACTGGCACGACCTTGATGACGCAGGCTGTCCAGACCCCCATCACTGCTGCGCGCGTGACCCCAGACTGGACTGCGCCGCGCGTCGTCGGCCGGGTGCTGGTGACTGGCGCGGCCATGCAGACCCAGGGGCTGTCGGCCTTGGCTGGTGTGCAGACGCTGGCCCTGGCCGAGGGCCTGACGCTGGCCGTCACCCCCGCTGGCCAAAGCGACGAGGCCTTTGCCGCCCGGCTGAGCGCGGCTGGCCTGACCGTGCAGCCCGACTTTCTGTATCAGGCGCTGGCCAACCCCAACGACCCCGGTGTGCCGGGCAACGGTGGGGTGGCCGTCACGGGCGCGGGAACGCAGACCCAGACGTACCTCAACCGCATTCAGGCCCCCGCCGCCTGGACCTTTTTGCAGGGCTGCGGCAAGACGCCGGCAGCCGCCACCACCGCCATTCTGGATTCGCGGGTCGAGAATCACGCTGACCTGGCCGGCCGCATTACGGCCCGCGCGTCCTTCCTGACCCCAGACGCTGGCGGTTCGGACAGCACCACTGGCCACGGCACCGCCGCGTCCGGGCTGGTGGGCGCCGCCACAAACAACCGCCTGGGGCTGGCCGGCGTGACCTGGACTGGGCCTCTCTTGGCCTACGAGGTACTGGGCTCTCAGGGTGGCAGCACCAGTTCGCTGACCCAGGCGCTGAATGAAGCGGTGCGGCAGGGGGCCAAGGTGGTCAACATGAGCCTGGGCCGCATCCTGAGCCCGAATGAACCAGCGACCTCCAGCGATCAGGCGCTTGGCACGGCCCTGACTAATGCCGCCAAGTCGGCGGTGCTGGTGGCTGCCGCCGGTAACACGGCGGGCGACGGGGTGTACTTCCCGGCCAGTCACCCAGACGTGATTGCCGTGGGCGCACTGGGCGCCAGCGATACCGCGCTGGCCTGCTACAGTGCCCGGCCCAGTACCGCCCGGCCCCGGCCCGTGAACATCTCAGCACCGGGCGGCGCTGGGCCCTGCACCGGGGCCACCAACGCCACCCAGATGCTGATTCTGGGCACAGGCAACACCTACACCCTGCAGGCGGGCACCAGCTTCTCGGCGCCGCTGGTCAGTGGCGCGGCGGCCCTGATGCGCGCGGCCAACCCGGCCCTCAGCGCCGCCGAGACGAAGGCGCGGTTACTGGGCAGCGCCAACCAGACGACCGCCGGTCTGCCCACTTTGGACGTGAATGCGGCGGTGCGTGCGGCCACCCGTTAA
- a CDS encoding DUF4388 domain-containing protein, with protein sequence MPKSTTSLDTFDFLELLYMLSEQVRTGLLQVDRPDGQFQAWLEQGRVRHLQFGDDLGVPALVRLLQEPQGRFHFDEGLSHPQPRMDASLDEVSLEALEALPVQDLPFDGPARITSPQRVERMRWGLKELDILQQLEAQQPVGDLIRDPDAKRLLLKLYRIGLIVPRKSRVARLTVTVTRQVRDVALVDELIFRRWKEDIVRHPQSVAIRTEAGQVYTLPVRMASNLTTQLMVPPELLMRTGLRAGDSVLVKPV encoded by the coding sequence ATGCCGAAATCCACCACCAGCCTCGACACCTTTGACTTTCTGGAACTGCTGTACATGCTCTCCGAGCAGGTACGCACTGGCTTGTTGCAGGTTGACCGCCCCGACGGGCAGTTTCAAGCGTGGCTGGAACAGGGGCGGGTCAGGCACCTCCAGTTTGGCGATGACCTGGGCGTGCCGGCGCTGGTCCGGCTGCTCCAAGAGCCGCAGGGCCGCTTTCACTTTGATGAGGGCCTGTCCCATCCCCAGCCGCGCATGGACGCCTCGCTTGATGAGGTAAGCCTCGAAGCGCTGGAGGCGCTGCCGGTGCAGGACCTGCCGTTTGACGGCCCGGCCCGCATCACATCGCCGCAGCGCGTGGAACGGATGCGCTGGGGCCTGAAGGAACTGGACATCTTGCAGCAGCTCGAAGCCCAGCAACCAGTGGGGGACCTGATCCGTGACCCGGACGCCAAGCGGCTCCTGCTCAAGCTCTACCGCATCGGCCTGATCGTGCCGCGCAAGTCACGGGTGGCCCGCCTGACTGTCACAGTGACCCGGCAGGTGCGCGACGTCGCCCTGGTGGACGAACTGATTTTTCGCCGCTGGAAGGAAGACATCGTGCGCCACCCTCAAAGCGTGGCGATCCGCACCGAGGCGGGTCAGGTGTACACGCTGCCGGTGCGCATGGCCTCCAATCTGACGACGCAGCTGATGGTTCCCCCCGAACTGCTGATGAGGACGGGCCTACGGGCGGGGGACAGCGTGCTCGTCAAGCCGGTGTGA
- a CDS encoding adenine deaminase: MLAQRAGSEERRRLVRVARGEEQGDLLIRGAQVVQPATREVFEADVLVAGGRVAALGSGFQAARVVEAHGAYLAPGFLDGHVHIESSLLTPAGFAAATLPRGTTGVVAEPHEVVNVLGPDGLAWMLEAGRTSGQRVWASAPSCVPASAFETGGARIDAGDTARLLALPGVLGLAEMMNYPGVLGGDPEVWAVLDAGRASGRRLDGHAAGVRGRDLQAYAAAGLHSDHEATTPEEARERLRAGLWLMVREGSAARNLQALLPVLRERPRRAMLVSDDVSVDELLELGHLDRLLRASVAGGLHPADAVALVTCNPAEYWGLHDLGLVAPGYHADFVLLRDLHGFEVLETFVGGQEARPGTHTPPLAGGQVNLGPGWGTATFEVPPHWPVMVVSPDQITTGVGTPGSGDARLVVADRYGRGEWAACWTNGSGLRGATLGLSVLHDAHHAAFLGGTDEDVRAAGRALEALGGGAVVVAGGQVRAQVPLPYAGLMTDLPPAQAAAALTELTAVCRAHGCTLPYPVTTLSFLGLTVIPALKLTPRGLLDVAAWRYVP, from the coding sequence ATGTTGGCGCAGAGGGCAGGCAGTGAGGAGAGGCGGCGGCTGGTGCGGGTCGCGCGCGGCGAGGAGCAGGGCGACCTTCTGATTCGCGGCGCGCAGGTGGTGCAGCCCGCCACGCGCGAGGTGTTTGAAGCCGACGTGCTGGTGGCCGGGGGCCGGGTGGCGGCGCTGGGCAGCGGCTTTCAGGCGGCGCGGGTGGTTGAGGCGCACGGGGCGTATCTGGCGCCAGGCTTTCTGGACGGCCACGTTCATATCGAGTCCAGTCTGCTGACCCCGGCGGGGTTTGCGGCGGCCACCCTGCCGCGCGGCACCACTGGCGTGGTGGCTGAGCCGCACGAGGTCGTCAACGTGCTGGGCCCGGATGGGCTGGCCTGGATGCTGGAGGCCGGCCGGACCTCGGGCCAGCGGGTGTGGGCCAGCGCGCCGTCGTGCGTGCCGGCCAGCGCCTTCGAGACGGGCGGCGCGCGCATTGACGCCGGGGACACGGCGCGTCTGCTGGCCCTGCCCGGCGTTCTGGGCCTGGCCGAGATGATGAATTACCCTGGTGTCCTGGGCGGCGACCCCGAGGTCTGGGCGGTGCTGGACGCGGGCCGCGCCTCGGGCCGGCGGCTGGACGGCCACGCGGCGGGCGTGCGGGGGCGCGACCTTCAGGCGTACGCGGCGGCGGGTCTGCACTCGGACCACGAGGCCACCACTCCGGAAGAGGCCCGCGAGCGCCTGCGCGCCGGCCTGTGGCTGATGGTGCGCGAGGGCTCGGCCGCCCGCAACCTTCAGGCGCTGCTGCCGGTGCTGCGTGAGCGCCCCCGCAGGGCCATGCTGGTCAGCGACGACGTGAGCGTAGACGAACTGCTGGAACTGGGCCACCTGGACCGGCTGCTGCGCGCCAGCGTGGCGGGCGGCCTGCACCCGGCCGACGCCGTGGCCCTGGTCACCTGTAACCCCGCCGAGTACTGGGGCCTGCACGACCTGGGGCTGGTGGCGCCGGGTTACCACGCCGACTTCGTGCTGCTGCGCGACCTGCACGGGTTTGAGGTGCTGGAGACCTTCGTGGGCGGCCAGGAGGCCCGCCCCGGCACCCACACGCCCCCGCTGGCCGGCGGTCAGGTGAATCTGGGGCCCGGCTGGGGGACGGCCACATTCGAGGTCCCGCCCCACTGGCCGGTGATGGTGGTCAGCCCTGACCAGATCACGACCGGTGTAGGCACGCCCGGCAGCGGCGACGCGCGGCTGGTGGTGGCCGACCGCTACGGACGCGGCGAATGGGCCGCGTGCTGGACAAACGGCAGCGGCCTGCGGGGCGCTACCCTGGGCCTGAGCGTGCTGCATGACGCCCACCACGCCGCGTTTCTGGGCGGCACCGATGAGGACGTGCGCGCCGCAGGCCGGGCCCTGGAAGCCCTGGGCGGCGGCGCGGTGGTGGTCGCGGGCGGCCAGGTGCGCGCGCAGGTGCCTCTGCCCTACGCCGGCCTGATGACTGACCTGCCCCCGGCCCAGGCGGCGGCGGCTCTGACCGAACTGACCGCCGTGTGCCGCGCCCACGGCTGCACCCTGCCCTACCCGGTGACCACCCTGAGCTTTCTGGGCTTAACCGTCATTCCGGCCCTGAAGCTGACGCCGCGCGGCCTGCTGGACGTGGCGGCGTGGCGCTACGTCCCCTGA
- a CDS encoding pseudouridine synthase, whose translation MERLHKRLARAGVASRRAAEAMISAGRVTVNGEVAGLGRTVTDADDVRVDGTLVLLDAAPKVTYMLYKPRGYVTTARDEYGRKNVLDAMPAVPGLHPVGRLDRDSEGLLILTTDGDLTLTLTHPRYGHEKAYRAWTEGPHDPTQDDLDQLLDGSLTLEDGPATARHARPARGGAFVVLGEGRNRQVRRMLEGIGHPVTRLLRYRVGGLWLGNLEVGEYRQLEARDLDDLLHPDRTPEQVWERQWERISKRWG comes from the coding sequence ATGGAGCGGCTGCACAAGCGACTGGCCCGCGCCGGGGTGGCCTCGCGCCGCGCCGCCGAGGCCATGATTAGCGCCGGGCGCGTGACGGTTAACGGCGAGGTGGCGGGCCTGGGCCGCACGGTCACCGACGCCGACGACGTGCGTGTGGACGGCACGCTGGTCCTGCTGGACGCCGCCCCGAAAGTCACCTATATGCTCTACAAGCCGCGCGGCTACGTAACCACCGCCCGCGACGAGTACGGCCGCAAGAATGTGCTGGACGCCATGCCAGCGGTGCCGGGCCTGCACCCCGTGGGGCGCCTAGACCGCGACTCGGAAGGCCTGCTGATTCTGACCACCGACGGCGACCTAACCCTGACCCTGACCCACCCGCGCTACGGCCATGAAAAGGCCTACCGCGCCTGGACTGAAGGCCCGCACGACCCCACCCAGGACGACCTCGACCAGTTGCTGGACGGCTCGCTGACCCTGGAGGACGGCCCGGCGACGGCGCGGCATGCTCGCCCCGCGCGCGGCGGCGCTTTTGTGGTCCTGGGGGAAGGCCGCAACCGGCAGGTGCGCCGGATGCTGGAGGGCATCGGCCACCCGGTCACGCGCCTGCTGCGCTACCGCGTGGGCGGCCTGTGGCTGGGCAACCTGGAGGTCGGCGAATACCGCCAGCTGGAGGCGCGCGACCTGGACGACCTGCTGCACCCTGACCGCACGCCCGAACAGGTCTGGGAGCGGCAGTGGGAACGGATTTCTAAACGCTGGGGGTAA
- the gatA gene encoding Asp-tRNA(Asn)/Glu-tRNA(Gln) amidotransferase subunit GatA, producing MPVPPTAADLARRVQSGDTTASALLDATLNRIEAARNLNAVVSLNAGASEQAGQIHSCLAAGEHLPLAGVPILVKDNISVDGTLTSCGSKILASYVSPYTATAVARLQAAGAVIVGKANMDEFAMGSSTESSAYGPTLNPWDTGRVPGGSSGGSAAAVAAGLTPVALGSDTGGSVRQPASLCGVYGLKPTYGRISRYGLVAYASSLDQIGPFAHTAEDLALLMNVLAGQDPLDATSLDAPPAFAPGTPDDLRGLRVGVVKESLAGNTAGVDATLQTTLDALRGAGATIAEVSLPELKYAIAAYYLIAMPEASSNLARYDGMVYGARVSGSDVTEAMTLTREQGFGPEVQRRIMIGTYALSSGYYDAYYSKAMKVRRLIANRFAEAFGQFDVLVTPTSPFPAFRRGEKSSDPLAMYAADVDTVAINLAGLPALSVPAGFETVDGVTLPVGIQFIAPALQDERLVRLAGGLEGLGFVKAGVAPGYEA from the coding sequence ATGCCCGTGCCCCCCACCGCCGCCGACCTGGCCCGCCGCGTGCAGAGCGGCGACACCACTGCTTCAGCCCTGCTGGACGCCACCCTGAACCGCATTGAAGCCGCCCGCAATCTGAATGCCGTGGTCAGTCTGAACGCAGGGGCCAGTGAGCAGGCCGGGCAGATTCACAGTTGCCTGGCCGCTGGTGAGCACCTCCCGCTGGCGGGCGTGCCTATCCTGGTCAAAGACAACATCAGCGTGGATGGCACCCTCACCTCCTGCGGGAGCAAGATTCTGGCCAGCTACGTCAGCCCTTACACCGCGACAGCAGTGGCGCGGCTCCAGGCAGCGGGCGCCGTGATCGTGGGCAAGGCCAACATGGACGAGTTTGCCATGGGCTCCAGCACCGAAAGCAGCGCCTACGGCCCCACCCTGAACCCCTGGGACACGGGCCGAGTGCCGGGCGGCAGCTCGGGAGGCAGTGCGGCGGCAGTGGCCGCAGGTCTAACCCCGGTGGCGCTGGGCAGCGACACGGGCGGCAGCGTGCGCCAGCCGGCCAGCCTTTGCGGCGTGTACGGTCTGAAACCCACTTACGGGCGCATCAGCCGGTACGGCCTGGTGGCCTACGCCAGCAGCCTGGACCAGATTGGCCCCTTTGCCCATACCGCTGAAGACCTGGCCCTGCTGATGAATGTGCTGGCGGGGCAAGACCCCCTGGACGCCACCAGTCTGGACGCGCCGCCCGCTTTTGCCCCTGGCACCCCTGACGACCTGCGGGGGCTACGGGTGGGCGTGGTGAAAGAAAGTCTGGCCGGCAATACGGCCGGGGTGGACGCGACCCTGCAGACCACCCTGGACGCCCTGCGCGGGGCTGGGGCCACGATAGCCGAGGTCAGCCTGCCGGAACTGAAGTACGCGATTGCCGCTTATTACCTGATTGCTATGCCCGAGGCCAGCAGCAACCTCGCCCGCTACGACGGCATGGTGTACGGCGCGCGGGTATCCGGGAGCGACGTGACCGAGGCCATGACCTTGACCCGCGAACAGGGCTTTGGTCCGGAAGTCCAGCGGCGCATCATGATTGGCACCTACGCCCTGAGCAGCGGCTATTACGACGCCTACTACAGCAAGGCTATGAAGGTCCGGCGCCTGATCGCCAACCGCTTTGCTGAAGCGTTCGGGCAGTTTGACGTGCTGGTCACGCCCACCAGCCCTTTCCCTGCTTTCCGGCGTGGAGAGAAAAGCAGCGACCCCCTGGCCATGTACGCCGCCGATGTGGATACGGTGGCGATTAACCTGGCGGGGCTGCCGGCCCTGAGTGTGCCCGCCGGGTTTGAGACGGTTGACGGCGTGACCTTGCCGGTAGGGATTCAGTTCATCGCGCCGGCGCTTCAGGACGAGCGGCTGGTGCGGCTGGCCGGCGGGCTGGAAGGGCTTGGCTTTGTAAAGGCGGGGGTGGCCCCTGGGTATGAAGCCTGA
- a CDS encoding PhzF family phenazine biosynthesis protein — protein MPSRRLVTVDVFTDTPFLGNPVAVVLDAEGLSTVQMQQIARWTNLSETTFLLPPTTPAADYRLRIFTPGSELPFAGHPTLGSAHAVVSAGRVRPRDGRLVQECAAGLIPLEQRAPGRFALTMPAAQVESLSPADTQELAALLGPGGETEWPAVLVDVGARWIVTRLSDPATVLSLQPDFARSAVLERKLRATGVCAFATDPQSGVVEIRSFAPSCGVNEDPVCGSGNGAAAYYQQHLGLLAAGSTYAARQGRCVGRDGHLTLTLTESGKVELEGACVRCLEGELTAP, from the coding sequence ATGCCGTCACGCCGCCTCGTCACTGTGGACGTGTTCACGGACACGCCGTTTCTGGGCAACCCCGTTGCCGTTGTGCTCGACGCAGAAGGCCTGTCCACGGTGCAGATGCAGCAGATCGCCCGCTGGACCAATCTCTCTGAAACCACCTTTCTCCTGCCGCCTACCACGCCAGCAGCGGACTACCGCCTGCGCATCTTCACCCCCGGCTCGGAGCTGCCCTTTGCGGGCCACCCGACACTGGGCAGTGCGCACGCCGTTGTGTCAGCTGGTCGGGTGAGGCCGCGTGACGGGCGGCTGGTGCAAGAATGCGCCGCTGGCCTCATTCCGCTGGAGCAGCGGGCCCCAGGCCGCTTCGCCCTGACCATGCCCGCCGCACAGGTTGAATCACTGAGCCCGGCCGATACGCAGGAACTCGCAGCCCTGCTCGGTCCTGGTGGTGAGACAGAGTGGCCAGCTGTCCTGGTGGATGTTGGCGCGCGCTGGATCGTGACCCGGCTGAGTGATCCCGCCACCGTCCTGTCCCTCCAACCTGACTTTGCTCGCAGTGCGGTCCTTGAACGGAAGCTCCGGGCCACCGGGGTTTGTGCCTTCGCCACAGATCCTCAGAGCGGTGTGGTGGAAATCCGGTCATTCGCGCCGTCGTGCGGGGTCAACGAAGACCCAGTGTGTGGCAGCGGCAACGGTGCGGCGGCGTACTACCAGCAGCATCTGGGTTTATTGGCTGCCGGCAGCACCTACGCCGCTCGGCAGGGTCGGTGTGTGGGGCGGGACGGGCACTTGACCCTGACGTTGACAGAGAGCGGCAAGGTGGAACTGGAAGGGGCCTGCGTGAGGTGCCTTGAGGGTGAGCTGACAGCGCCGTAA
- a CDS encoding S41 family peptidase, which translates to MYFTGGTLGVVVPGSPAEQAGLRRGDRLLTLDGQAPGPGVNDGLPTGPQVHLEVQRGAARWSLSLNRADTPVFQTWPTGQLLPGGVGLVTLPDCHLEGICAGGEPYQDVLAALLRELAEQGAQRWVIDLRLNLGGNMWPMVAGLGPLLGDGLLGAFVRGEERWCWWHRDGQAGMDAEPICQVSGLPIGTLAPESPVAVLNSPLTASSGEIVTVSCLGRSGTRLFGEATRGLTTCNSMYPLPDGATLFITTALDADRTGTVYDTALLPDEPVQIDWAAFQTPNDPVLNAALHWLTTNC; encoded by the coding sequence ATGTATTTCACAGGCGGCACGCTGGGGGTGGTGGTGCCCGGCAGTCCTGCCGAGCAGGCGGGGCTCCGGCGCGGCGACCGCCTGCTCACACTTGACGGTCAGGCCCCCGGCCCTGGTGTCAATGATGGTCTGCCCACGGGTCCACAGGTCCATCTGGAAGTGCAGCGTGGTGCGGCCCGCTGGTCCCTGTCCCTGAACCGTGCGGATACCCCGGTCTTCCAGACATGGCCAACCGGCCAACTCCTGCCTGGTGGTGTGGGGCTGGTGACGCTTCCCGACTGTCATTTGGAAGGCATCTGTGCCGGTGGAGAACCCTACCAGGACGTCCTCGCAGCCCTGCTCAGAGAGCTGGCGGAGCAGGGCGCACAGCGCTGGGTGATTGACCTGCGCCTCAATCTGGGCGGCAACATGTGGCCTATGGTGGCCGGCCTGGGGCCGCTGCTGGGCGACGGCCTCCTGGGCGCATTTGTCAGGGGCGAAGAGCGCTGGTGCTGGTGGCACCGTGACGGTCAGGCTGGGATGGACGCCGAGCCGATCTGTCAAGTGAGTGGCCTGCCCATAGGCACGCTGGCACCCGAAAGCCCTGTGGCCGTGTTGAACTCGCCTCTGACCGCCAGCAGTGGTGAAATTGTCACGGTGTCCTGCCTGGGGCGAAGTGGAACGCGCCTCTTTGGGGAAGCCACGCGCGGCCTGACCACATGCAACAGCATGTATCCGCTGCCGGACGGCGCCACCTTGTTTATTACGACAGCCCTAGACGCTGACCGAACAGGCACCGTCTACGACACGGCCCTCCTCCCCGATGAGCCTGTACAGATCGACTGGGCCGCGTTTCAGACTCCAAACGACCCAGTGCTGAACGCCGCTCTACACTGGTTGACCACCAACTGTTAG